The Deinococcus sp. YIM 134068 genome contains the following window.
CAGTGGACCCGAATCGGGCACGCCCGGCAGGCCCCGACGAAGGCGTGCAAGGAACGGAGTGAGAGGCCGGACGGGAGGGGGACTGCCTCCATCCCCACAAGGTGGACCCAACGCCGCCGCCGGGTCTTCGTTGGCAAGGTTGCCGCCCGTCGCGCTCGGAGCACGGTCAAGCGGGCTGCCCCTGCCCTTCCCCGAGGAGGGCGCGCAGGACGTCGCTGACGGTGATCACCCCCAGGAGCCGCCCGTCTGTCCCCAGGACGGGCAGGCCGTGGACGTCGGCCTCCAGCATCCGGGCGACCGCGTCCCCCAGCGAGGCGTCCCCGGACACTTCTCCCCCCGGCGGGCGCATCAGGTCGCGCGCCGTCTTGCCGTTCAGGAAGAACTGGTCCCCCATCACGGTGTCCCCGTGCGCTGCCTTGGCCCGCTCGACCACCGCGCCCAGGTCGCGCCCGTGCAGGACGCCCACCAGTCGCTCGCCCTCCAGCACCGGCAGCACCCGCAGCCCGGTCACCCGCAGTTTGGCGGCGGCCTCGCTCGCCGGGGAGCCTGCCAGGACAGCGATGGGCTGCCCGGTCATGTGCCCGCGCGCGGTGCCCCAGGAGGGGGACGGCTCCCGCGCGGCGGCCCGCAACACATCCGTGAGGGTGAGCATGCCCACCAGGGCACCCCTCTCGTTCAGGACGGGAAGGCCGCCGACCCGGCGGTCGAGCATGACCCGGACGGCCCGGCCCAGCGGCTCGTCCGGCGCGGTGGTGAGCACCGGGTGCCGCATGGCCTCTCGGACCCGCACGCGCCCGGCGCGGTAGGCGAAGTCCCAGGGGGTGAGGCCCTCGTGCAGGGCGGGGAGGTGGTGCCTCACCTCGCCGTCGGTGAGCAGGCCGACGAGCTGGCCCGCCTGAACGACCGGCAGGCGCTTGATGTGCAGCGTCTCCATCTTCACCACGGCGTCGGGCAGCGACTCGTGGGGATCAGCGGTGATGACACGGGCGTGCATGGCGTCCTGGACGAGCATGGTCTTTCCTCCTTGGGTACGGGGCAGCCGGGACGGGCGGGGGGCCGGCGGCGGGACGTGAGGGGGTACGCTTCCCGCTTGCGACCGGGGCTCCGGCCGTCCCGGCGGCGGGGTCCCCCGTGGGGTCGGCGGGGGCGCGGACGAGGAACACCGGCACCTTGACCCGGTGCAGCACCGCCTCGGCGACGCTGCCGAGCAGGAAGTGCACCAGCCCGCCCCACCCGTGGGTGCTCATCACGACGAGGGCGGCACCCAGGCGTTCCACGTCGTCCGCGATGACCTGGGAGACGGGGCGGCCAGTCGTCTCGCGACACACGATCCGGGCCTCGGGGAAGTCGAGGGTCTGCGGTCGAACATACGTTCCTCCTTCGTCCTCACCCTGTGGGCGGGTCATTACCCCGCCATTACCGCTGGCTGCGCGCCCGCGCCAGGGCTGGTCCCGGCCTGGGGCACCCCATCCACACGATCATCCGGTGAACGCCCCTGGTCCCTGGGCTGTCCCACTCGGGAGCGGACCCGCCGGGAAGGTCCCGGGGTGGTTCTCGTGGCCGGAGTCGCGGGTGCAGGGCCGCCCGCGTACCCCGAAGACTTCGGGCGATGCCTGGCGATACCCCCGGAGGCTGATCGGGGGGCACGCATCCCTCCAGCGGCCCACGACGGAAAGCGTCTCGTGGTCCACGGTCCCCAGGGTTTTCAGCCCGAAGACCAGCAGCAGTCTCGCCGCCAGGAAGTCCGCCCTCGTCCCCTTCCAGGGCTGCCAGGGGTCCGGATGAGTCCCGCGCTCAGCCGGGCGCGTCTTGCCCGAACGAGAACCCCTGCCGAACGTATCGCGCCGTTCGGAGAGTCACGATGGTCCTGCGCCGCCCTCCCTCACCCTCGTACGCCACGTTCTGGGCGTGGACCCACGTGCCGTCGAGATCGTAGGCAAAGGGCAGCCTGCCCCAACCAACCGCACCCTGATCCGCCGACGTCTTGAGCATCTGCGACCGCACCAGCTCCTCCCCGTTGCGTGGCCGAAGATGGACCGTGGTGACGTCCTCCACCCTCCGGAAGCACACCTCCTCGGGGAGCAGTTCTCCGAGGAGGACCAGGCTCCCCGACGACCTTTTGCGGGAAGGAGGCCGCGCGCTCTTTCGGGTCGTCACCTTTCGGGGAGGCGTGACTGCGGCACCGTTCCCCACCTGCGCTGAAGTCAGTCGACCCAGCAACCCGTCGGCGATCCGGGCCAGGGGTTTTTCCCGCGCATCCGGGCGACCGGTCGTGGTCTGCAAGCCCGGCACAGGGGTGTCGCCAATCAATACGGGCAGGATGTCGTTGTGCTGTTTGGGCGCGGGTCAGCGCCGCCCTCGGCTCGGCTCCCGTCCAGTCCTTGTTCGGGCCGTGGTGCGAGACGAAGATGACGCAGGAGTGCGCGTCGTGCCGATCCACCTGATCGAGGCACCGGGCGAGGACCTCGCCCACAGGAACGTGTCGAGGCGCTTGGCCTAGGAACGGTTCTCGCCGGCGAGGGAGAGGCAGACATCAAGGCGGGCACGGTGACGGCCTCGCGCCGGCTTTGCGCGAACCGGGCCGGGTGCAGCGAGCGCATCCTGTCCACGCTGAGGTGGCTGCGCGACCCCGAACGGCGGCGCTGCTTCCTGGTGGGACTGGACAAGGGAGAGGCCCTGCACGCGCTGAAGCGGGTAGTGGCCCTTCACCGCAGCGGGGAGATTCGGAACCGTTCCTTTCCTTTGAGGCGCAAAGCCACCGCGCCAGCGGCCTCAACCCTGTCACGACCGCCATCGCCGTGTGGAACACGGTGTCCCTGGAGCGTGTCGTCGAGGCCCCGCGCGCCGAGGGCAGCAGGGTGCCCGGCGGCCCGCCGGCGCATGTGCCCCCCTGAGCTGGAAGCATCCCGGGTTGACGGGCGACGACGTGTGGTGGCCGGAGGCCGTGCCCAACGGCACCTTCGGGCGTTGGGCGAGTAGAGCGCCTTCCACACGCCTTCTTTTCCTGAACGGAGGAGTCGTCGAGCTTGTTACCACCCGAGGTGGGCCTTCACCGGGTTCCACAGGACGGCCGCCACCTGATCAAGCCCCTCGACCCAGGGTGTGAGGGCAACCGATCAAGCTCGGGGAAGACCTGCTCAACTTCGGAAAACAGGCGCTCAACGCGGCAGTCCGAGCTGTGCATCTTCTGTAAGGGGAAGAACTTTACCTTGTTCACGTTCGACCGAGGGCGTTCCCCTTCGTGACCGGACACCTGAAGGAGGCACCGTCATGAACTCGACAACCCGGTCGGTCTCCCTGCTGCTCATCGGCGATCAGAGGGGCCTTGTCGAGGATGGCCTGCGCCAACACCTTCCGGCGGCGCACCAGTGGACGATCCACACCTCCGACGATGTGCCCGGCGCACTCCGGCAGGTGTCCGGGATCACGCCGGACCTCGCCGTGGTGTCCTGTGCCAGTCCAGCCCAGGTGCTCTGCGAGTATTTCTTTCAACTGCTCGACTATGCCAAGCTGCACTGGCCCCACACCTCGTTCGTCCTGGTGGCTACCGGGACGGTCACGAACTTGCCGGAAGTCTTCGGGCGTTACGGCGTCATGCCGGTGGTCCACCAGGCCGACGTTCCCGAGGTTGCCCGGACCATCGAGCGCGAGATCAGCACCCTCAGCCACGGCTCGGTCCGGGGGGTGTCGCTGCCGGGGTTCCTGCAAATGATGGAGTGGGAGCGCAAGAGCCTTTCGGTCCGGGTCGAGTCGGCGGCCGGGTGGGGGCGGCTGCACCTGCTCGACGGCCGGTTGGTGGACGCCTACGCGCGGCCGGGGGGACAGACCGGTGAGGCGGCGGCCCTGAGGATCATGGCCTGGAACGACGTAGCGATTCGCCTCGAACGCTCCTACCACAACGGCCAGAGCACCGAGTTGCCGCCGCTGACCTCCCTGCTGATGGAGGCGATGCGGCAGAAGGACGAGGCGGAGCGGGCAGACGCGGCGGAGGGCGACGTTCTCGTTCTGCTCGACGACCCGGAGGAGCACGTGTTCAGGACGCCGAGAAGCTCGACCACCCACCTCAAGAAACCAGGCTACGAAGAGCCGTTCCCGCCCAACGACCCGGTGCCCGCCCTACCAGGGGCGCTTCCCGCCGCCCACGAGCACACCGCCTCCCAGGACGAGGCGAAGGAGACCAGAGTGACCAACGTCAAAGAAACCCTCATCGCCGCCATGAACATCGAGGGCGCGACCGCAACCGCCCTCGTCGAGCACAGCAGTGGCATGGCGCTGGGCACGATGGGCGCTGGCATAGACTTGGAGATGGCCGCCGCCGGGAATACGGAGGTGGTGCGCGCGAAGCTGCGCACGATGGACGCCCTGGGAATCGGGGGACAGATCGAGGACATCCTGATCACCCTGCAAGACCAGTACCACATCATCTACATCGTGTCCGGTCAGCCGCTCTTCCTGTACCTCGTGCTGCAAAAGGACAAGGCGAACCTGGCGATGGCCCGCTACAAGCTGCGCGCCCTCGCCAAGGACATCACCATCGCGTAATGCAGACCAAGGCGAGCGGCGGCGATCCTCTGAAGGTCGCCGCCGCTCGCTCCCAGGAACGCAGGGTTCGGGCACCCCTCCGCAGGTTGATTCACAGGGCAGCCGTAAGCCCTTGAGCTAAGGAGGTGGGAGGGCCGCACACGCCCCCTATGTTGATCTCAAGCGCCCTCTGCTGGTCCCGGCCCTTCGCCTCCGTCGGGCCTGAACGGCGAGCGCCGGCGGCCGACCCGCTGCCGCCCCCAGTGCCGCGACGACTTACGGGCCAGAATGTGGCCCAGCCTGGGTGCTGAACTCCCGCGTGACAGCCTCCGGAGGCCATGCCTGTTGGTTGGTAGGA
Protein-coding sequences here:
- a CDS encoding CBS domain-containing protein; this encodes MLVQDAMHARVITADPHESLPDAVVKMETLHIKRLPVVQAGQLVGLLTDGEVRHHLPALHEGLTPWDFAYRAGRVRVREAMRHPVLTTAPDEPLGRAVRVMLDRRVGGLPVLNERGALVGMLTLTDVLRAAAREPSPSWGTARGHMTGQPIAVLAGSPASEAAAKLRVTGLRVLPVLEGERLVGVLHGRDLGAVVERAKAAHGDTVMGDQFFLNGKTARDLMRPPGGEVSGDASLGDAVARMLEADVHGLPVLGTDGRLLGVITVSDVLRALLGEGQGQPA
- a CDS encoding universal stress protein; its protein translation is MTRPQGEDEGGTYVRPQTLDFPEARIVCRETTGRPVSQVIADDVERLGAALVVMSTHGWGGLVHFLLGSVAEAVLHRVKVPVFLVRAPADPTGDPAAGTAGAPVASGKRTPSRPAAGPPPVPAAPYPRRKDHARPGRHARPCHHR
- a CDS encoding Tn3 family transposase, which codes for MTASRRLCANRAGCSERILSTLRWLRDPERRRCFLVGLDKGEALHALKRVVALHRSGEIRNRSFPLRRKATAPAASTLSRPPSPCGTRCPWSVSSRPRAPRAAGCPAARRRMCPPELEASRVDGRRRVVAGGRAQRHLRALGE
- a CDS encoding DUF4388 domain-containing protein, which translates into the protein MNSTTRSVSLLLIGDQRGLVEDGLRQHLPAAHQWTIHTSDDVPGALRQVSGITPDLAVVSCASPAQVLCEYFFQLLDYAKLHWPHTSFVLVATGTVTNLPEVFGRYGVMPVVHQADVPEVARTIEREISTLSHGSVRGVSLPGFLQMMEWERKSLSVRVESAAGWGRLHLLDGRLVDAYARPGGQTGEAAALRIMAWNDVAIRLERSYHNGQSTELPPLTSLLMEAMRQKDEAERADAAEGDVLVLLDDPEEHVFRTPRSSTTHLKKPGYEEPFPPNDPVPALPGALPAAHEHTASQDEAKETRVTNVKETLIAAMNIEGATATALVEHSSGMALGTMGAGIDLEMAAAGNTEVVRAKLRTMDALGIGGQIEDILITLQDQYHIIYIVSGQPLFLYLVLQKDKANLAMARYKLRALAKDITIA
- a CDS encoding HD domain-containing phosphohydrolase encodes the protein MRRHPARSAVPHLPAAWHLLCAVRLAVRHHHERSAVAGYADRPSGNATPLLAHILAVRDVYDALISPRSYQPTGMASGGCHAGVQHPGWATFWPVSRRGTGGGSGSAAGARRSGPTEAKGRDQQRALEINIGGVCGPPTSLAQGLTAAL